The Elaeis guineensis isolate ETL-2024a chromosome 13, EG11, whole genome shotgun sequence genome includes a region encoding these proteins:
- the LOC105036067 gene encoding heat shock 70 kDa protein 8 has protein sequence MAEQFYTVASDSENTGDDKVQSAFPDLAIGIDIGTSKCSVAIWNGTQVELLRNPRNQKLMRSYVMFKDDSPSGGVSEELAHGEQEIFSGSAVFNMKRLVGRVDTDPVVHASKTLPFLVQTLDIGVRPFIAALVNNVWRSTTPEEVLAIFLVELKAMAEVQLKRRIRTAILTIPVSFSRFQKTRIERACAMAGLHVLRLMPEPTSVALLYAQQQQLSLHENMGSGIEKVALIFNMGAGYCDVAITATAGGVSQIKALLGCTMGGEDILQNVLCHLLPNFDTFCADHSMDKIKSMGLLRIATQDAIHKLSSQPSVIINVDLGDGNKVCKTLNRSEFEEVNSKLFEKCEKLIMQCLVDAKFTAEDINDVILVGGCSNILKIRSLVLGLCKRENLYEGIDLLEAAVCGAALEGAVASGISDPSGSLDLLTIQATPLSLGIRADGDGFAAIINRNTAIPARKDMLFTTAHDNQMEALIVVYEGEGKKVEENHLLGYFKITGIPPAPKGTAEISVCMDIDASDVLRVLAGVVLPGTQNAVSPFIEVRMPTLGDGHGWCAQALAKMYGSSLDLATIPKKLQQ, from the coding sequence ATGGCTGAACAATTCTACACAGTTGCATCAGATAGTGAGAACACTGGTGATGACAAAGTGCAATCTGCTTTTCCTGATCTTGCAATTGGTATTGATATTGGAACTTCAAAGTGTAGTGTTGCGATATGGAATGGTACACAAGTGGAACTGCTTAGGAATCCCAGAAACCAAAAGCTGATGCGCTCTTATGTCATGTTCAAGGATGATAGTCCTTCAGGAGGAGTAAGTGAAGAACTTGCTCATGGTGAGCAGGAAATATTCTCAGGAAGTGCAGTTTTTAATATGAAACGCTTGGTTGGAAGAGTGGATACAGACCCAGTGGTTCATGCCAGCAAAACTCTTCCTTTCCTGGTTCAGACTTTGGATATTGGTGTCAGACCATTTATTGCAGCTCTAGTAAATAATGTATGGAGATCCACTACACCGGAAGAAGTCCTTGCAATTTTTTTGGTGGAATTGAAAGCCATGGCAGAAGTTCAACTGAAGCGTCGAATCAGAACTGCCATTCTAACTATACCGGTCTCTTTCAGTCGCTTCCAGAAAACCAGGATTGAGCGTGCCTGTGCAATGGCAGGGTTACATGTCCTCAGGCTTATGCCAGAACCTACTTCAGTAGCACTACTGTATGCACAACAGCAGCAGCTATCTTTACATGAGAATATGGGAAGCGGCATTGAAAAAGTTGCTCTTATATTCAATATGGGGGCAGGATATTGTGATGTTGCTATAACTGCGACAGCTGGTGGAGTCTCTCAGATCAAAGCACTGTTGGGTTGTACTATGGGTGGAGAGGATATCCTTCAGAATGTCTTGTGTCACCTTCTGCCAAACTTTGACACTTTCTGTGCTGATCACAGTATGGACAAAATCAAATCAATGGGATTACTGCGCATTGCAACCCAAGATGCAATTCACAAACTCTCCTCCCAGCCCAGTGTGATTATTAATGTGGATTTGGGTGATGGAAATAAAGTATGCAAAACCTTGAACCGTTCAGAGTTTGAGGAAGTGAATAGCAAGCTATTTGAGAAATGTGAGAAGCTTATAATGCAGTGCCTGGTTGATGCCAAATTCACTGCAGAAGACATAAATGATGTCATACTGGTAGGAGGGTGTTCCAACATTCTGAAGATCAGAAGTCTGGTGCTGGGGTTGtgcaaaagagagaatttatatGAGGGTATAGACCTACTAGAGGCTGCAGTCTGTGGTGCTGCGCTAGAAGGAGCTGTTGCTTCAGGAATTAGTGATCCCTCAGGGAGCTTGGATTTACTAACTATACAGGCAACCCCTTTGAGCCTGGGCATCCGTGCTGATGGTGATGGCTTTGCAGCAATCATAAACCGGAACACGGCGATTCCTGCAAGAAAGGACATGCTGTTTACGACAGCACATGACAACCAGATGGAGGCCTTAATTGTTGTTTATGAGGGGGAAGGAAAGAAGGTGGAAGAGAACCACCTCTTAGGTTACTTCAAGATCACTGGGATTCCCCCAGCACCAAAAGGGACTGCTGAGATTAGTGTTTGCATGGATATCGATGCTTCGGATGTGCTTAGAGTGTTGGCTGGTGTTGTTCTTCCAGGCACCCAGAATGCTGTTTCACCTTTCATTGAAGTGAGAATGCCAACACTGGGAGATGGTCATGGCTGGTGTGCACAGGCGCTTGCTAAGATGTATGGTTCTTCCCTGGACCTAGCCACCATTCCAAAGAAGTTGCAGCAGTGA